ATTATGTAGGATGCTGGCCCTACTGTATTGCTTACAATACATGCTTAGATTAAAATGCGTGAGACAGTAGTGAAGCCTTAAGGAATTGTTTTTCTTTCCTTAAACTTGCGTGAATTGTGGCAACCTTTAGAAAGAAATTATGGGTAGTGTTCCCTGGGTGGTCTTTTATAGGATAGGGAAACCCTTGACCTGAgtggttgtgatgacccggaaatttctgaccaaattcaaacttaatctttgtatgattaacatttccgatacgataagcaaagtctgtaaaactgaatctcaaaatttttgaactacttttatatatttaaatacccttcggttgttttcgatgattcgcgaacaattatatgtaaatagatacatatatacaataacttgaaaaggtaacaatgtattaattatttgataccgtacattaaacttattggtttaaatatctatttgaatatatatgataagttgaaatatttattattaaaatttatttataaataacttccaatgtgtatttaaaaactgatttatgtatattaaaaagatatatatatatatatatatatatatatatatatatatatatatatatatatatatatatatatatatatatatatatataatttcaagttatttagtaaacgatagtaacattcgtttattgatttgattgatatttagataagttaactaaagcgtttaagatgaaccagtaaaatactaatttgctgcagtattttcaaattgctacagtacccaaaatgctacagtgttttcaaaaatcactatttgctacagtgaattgctacagtaaaaaaagactttgctacagtaactttgctacagtaaaacactattttaaaatgaaaatatatacatgtatatgtatatataacgaggcgataatttatagaagtaaatgaccaaaacactcgaaagtttaagatatactttgagtggtatagtttaggaataatttaaggctatattttaacaaaggtacgagtcacgaaatgtaaaatgcaagttttctcagcgtacgaaaggacattcgagaaaccggaaccgggacataagtcaagtaacaacgtacgacttatcggaacaaaagttacaagttaactatgcacgtaaatataatataatatataaataattatataaattaaatataatatatattatatttaaatatgtcgacaaactaaaatacaaaacgattgtgagctggaaaaagaggccatgcgatcgcatggccattgtgcctcagacccatgcgatcgcatgggaaggctgggcaggcaacctctataaattcagtcgaattcttccattttttttacacatatattactccgtatttatattattattattattattattattattattattattattattattattattattattattattattattattattattattattattattaagattaatattattattaatcttattattattattagtagtattaatattatacataaaatactacgacgaggttatgagcatgtcactttcaaaatgagttttcgagcgggataaagctaaggaaattatgggttattgccaaggaggttatgggtaatgttcgggggtatatttgtgaatcaaacctagtgtttatcatctccgttacgtctacgtactttcctacaatattgaatctcaatactgatacgttgagatctacggttatttggtaatccgagtttcggtcacattttggtgaacgactatatatgctgctaaggtgagtttcatatgatcccttttactcaatatatttttgggctgagaatacatgcgactgtttataaatactgaaaatactagttttatatgcgtgagtttcattgctccctttttaattgcttttgcaatatatatttttgggctgagaatacatgcaatttattttaaacgcaatggatacaagtacatacttaattctacactgagtttgaaccgaaaatcccttagctttggtaactagtagctgccagtacataggatatggactggtgggcgcgaataacagtatatggatccatagggcttgacatccccgtccgagctagagcgctagccttttaacggatgtgtgttatttgagtttaggacatgttggtttgcgtgtattaaaacgaatggggtatttatcattataacgttaaagcttagttaccagggtgctctgttacgtagaatctattgacaaacttttgataaacgtttctggatgaaacaactgaaatcttgtgatccacttttatatacagattatgcgaaacactaaaactatgaactcaccaacctttgtgttgacacttgttagcatgtttattctcaggtttcctagaagtcttccgctgtttgcttatatgttagacaagctatgtgcatggagtcgtacatggcatatttttcaaggaaacgttgcattcaccaaatcatcaccatgtatcttattttgactgcattgtcaatggaagtactattgtaaactattatttacagtgattgtctatatgtagaaatcatcagatgtcgaaaacctttgatttaaatattcatttatggtatgccttttcaaaagaatgcaatgtttacaaaatgtatcatatagaggtcaaatacctcgcaatgaaatcgatgaatgacatgttcgtccatatggatttagagcgatcgtcacagtggTGATTGATACTGAGTGTGTATTATTACTGGAAGACAGAGCTAAGTGTTGGACAATGTTTAGAATTGAGACTAGtgtatcattaagttagcatggcATGACTTGATAAATTCTTATGCTTGGATGGTCGTGTGATATGAAGTAAATGATGACTAGATTGGATTTAGTTAGAAATCTATGTATGAAGAATTCGTGATAATTATATGACTAATGAGACTGATTGACTACGGATCAAGTACATTTTCCTATTACCAATGCTTAACTGGAAATTGAGTACTATGAACAATGTGTGAACCATATAGGATTTTTCTTATCGAGTGACTTAGAACGACAATATGATTTAGAAGAATATAGTATCGTCTGGCCAACGAAAGTATATTGTGGTAAATCATAGAGAAATTCTGAGAAGCTGAAGGAAATACAGAAGACTCGAATTATGCATGGACAGTGGattgtgtcacgaccctactttttccattatctttatcgtttattatttaacgtccgttaattgttattcgtgccacgtcatttctatgacctatattattattttagtaataatatattaattattatgtgttatatgaatatttctattcgtatttaaatttgtacgtttctacgtgtcgtggatttctatccgacgaatcttttcggttttcaaaccaactgttagacttttgagatttttgaatcccaattaattaaaatatgatatttttatgtcatataaatatatatagtgtttatatattttatttgtagcGTTTATGTTATCTCTCcagatatttaatcgcgtagcggtgttttcgcgtttcgggttttgtTCGAGCATTTTGGCCGCAAGCTAATTAACATTTTATCAATTTGGGctaatggggcccacccccatgctatGGATTGGCCAAACCCCTTCAAAGGGGGTTGTAATGTGCAAATTTAAAAAACTAGAGTCATTTATTCTAAACATCACTACTTCATTCCCATTTTCCCTAAACCTAGATTTTATTTTGTGCTCTCTTATTCCTCTCCTTCTTGCCTTCACTACCATcacacaacatcatcatcatctttcagtTTTTGCCTTGAAGATTTAGAGCTCTCATCATTTCCGGAttcaccgcatcgttctctacgcgatcatacctttcgattcttgattagggtataaaccctaaccccagctttttcatttttattcatttttactgtattttgatgttattatgatggtatagtacttgtgtattgttgtattgatgattgtatgcgtagaattgctcgtttgtgtatgttttcggtttgattaatttgggacactttttgataaaatcaatatatttagctgttgtttttgataaaataaagtgtatagatgagttcctctcatcaagacaataattttggactttggattcatgttatttcgagtttcggatcaaaagttatgcttaatttggtgtttttgatgaaattaaaatataaatacgaATATTATCAgttggggtccgactttgtgaccatatttggaggctctagggtgtactagtgggttagggttgatgattggatgaacattcatgttcgggtcatcgaaatccgagtcacggatcacccggaatgactaaaacaagattttaAGTGGATTAATGTTTTAAGTTGGTTCATGGCTGTTTTTTACGACTCATGAACTGACCTTAGGGTGTTTATGAGTGAACTAATGTGTCAGGTGGTTTGGTTagacgaagatatatataaaattcgtcaaaaatcgacacccgaggctcaagttatgacccggcgaacttttaattaaacttatggttataaaatttgaacttatgatatgaataatgattttcattattattaaattatttatgatttaaaagtaattatttttaattaagacttatgatatatatttattatatcatttaataatttcattatgatttaattatacttttaattaaacttatgattaataatatatttattattaataaaaaaatacttatgataagtattaaactaatgttatgagattattacattaagacttataataaagattaattaattatttaattattataaggcttagttattatttaattataatttgattattaaatacttatggtttaataattataattaaatacttatgatatgattaataattcattattgatTAATGGTATCCAATGATAGAGTGGATACAGAATTGGAAACGGTATCCAATGATGACGCGGATCAGATGTGGAACTGTCTGGCGTCCACCATTAGAGTAGTAGCAAAGGATGTCCTAGGTGTGGCCGTAGGTTCATTTAGAGGCCATAGGGCTGTTAGAGAATCATGGTGGTTCAGTGACGAGGTTCAAAGCAAAGTTGCGCTTAAGCAACGAAGGTTTAGGGAGCTCATCACTTGTGGGGAGGGGACTCCGACGGATAGAATTAGGGCTGAAGAGAGATATAAAGAAGTcaaaagagaagctaagaaggctgtAGCTCAAGCAAAAGAAAAAGCTTATGAAGATCTGTATAAGAAACTTGACTCCAAAGAGGGAGCTAATGATATTTAcaggatagccaaagctagggagcgaagaCGTAGGGATCTTGATACCATCAAGTTTATCAAAAATGATGCTGGTCAAACTTTAGTAAAGGAAGACGAAATTAGAAAAAGATGGGAAGAGTATTTCTCATCTCTCTTCATGGGGGGAAGACCAGAATGAGGACTTACAAGAATCGGATTTAGAACAATCCCAGGACAACATGGATCACGAGAGGATTAGCCAAGAGGAAGTAAGATTggcactacgaaagatggggagaaataaATCAGTGGGACCAGATCAGATTCCTATTGAGGCGTGGCGATGCCTTGGCAACGCTGGTGTTAGGTGGCTGACTTGCCTTTTTAACACACGTTTCGAAGCTCTAAAATGCCCACGGAATGGAGACTGAGCGAGACTATCCCCATCTATAAGAATAAGGGGGATGCTCAATGTTGCggtaactatagaggcataaaattacttagtcatactatgaagctttgggagaaagTGATCgagactagacttcgacgcgaAACCAATGTCTCGgagaaccaatttggtttcatgccaaaGCGCTCTTCGATAGAGGCAATCCATATTATTAGGAACCTTATGGAGAAGCTTAGAGAGAAGCAAAGGAACCTAGAGATGGTTTTCTTGGACTTAGAAAAGGCCTACGATTGCGTGCCACGAAgcttgatttggaagacccttaaggATAGAAGTATCTCGAGTAGGTATATTAATGTTATTAGGGATATGTACGAAGGGGCGAAGTCTTGTGTTCGAACGCCGGTGGGAAATACTGAAGTTTTTCCAATAGAAGTAGGCCTGCACCAGGGATCAACCCTTAGCCcttttctttttgctttgatccttGATGGGCTTTCTCGAGGGATACAAGAGTGCATCCCTTGGTGCTTGATTTTTACAGATGATATTGTGCTTGTTTCAGATTCTAAGGAGGAGCTTAATAGAAGACAAGAGCTATGGAGGGTGGCCTTAGAAAGTAATGGCCTGCATattagtagacaaaagacggaatatcttagtTGCGATTTTGATAGGAATGATGTTGAACTAGGTGATGGAGCGAACATCTGCATTGGTGACTAGATCTTGCATCCACAGACTTCATTTAGATACCTAGGCTCGATGTTTTACAAGTCGGGGAGGATAGATGAAGACGTGTCGCATCGTATTAAAGTAGGGTGggtgaagtggagagcagcgactgGAGTCTTATGCGATAAGAAGATCCCCCTAAAGCTGAAAGGAAAATTctacaaggtggcaattagacctgccatgttatatggatctgagtgttggccaatgacgaaggcgcaAGAGAGGAGGATGGATGTGGCAGAGATGAGGATTCTTAGGTGGACATACGGTAAACCATGTTGGATTTGATTCCAAATAGTGAttttagggagaacctgaaagttagaagcatcatcgacaaACTAAGAGAAGAATGGCTACGATGGTTTCGGCATGTGAGAAGGCGACCTCGAACTGCACCTGTTAGGAGAGTAGAGACACTTACGGTTGACGGCGtacggagaaggggtagacctactcgtaggtgggaggatagaataaagctcgacttgaaggagcttttattgacTGAGGACATGACTTCAGATAGGATTgcgtggaggactagaattagaatagaaGAGTAGGCTTTTGTTTGTTTGGGTGTTGGTTTGTTTGTGTGTTGGTGTGTTTGTGTGTTCGTGGGTCTGTGCGTTTGTGTTTTTGTgtcttttttttttgtatttttcgtgtgtttgttttgtttgtttgtttcGCCATGTGTTGTGTTTTTCTGCGCTATGTTTATTATCGGGCCCTCTTCTTTTTACTGGTTATGTATGTGTGTGCTTGTATGTGTTTGTTTGTATTCATGTTTAGGGATTTGGTTGTGGTTgcgggtaggtttttttttttttttttttttttttttgctttatgTATGTTTGTTTGTTTGCGTTTGTGGGTCtgctattatgtatgtttgtatgtatgctCGTGGGTTCGTTTCAGGTTTTCTTGTTTTTTGTTTGGGTACGTAAGGTttcttgtatgtatgtatgtatgttcgtatggatgtatgtatgtatgtatgtatgtatgtatgtttgtatgtaggtatgtatgtatgtatgtatttatgtatgtatgtatgtatgtatgtatgtatgtatgtatgtatgtatgtatgtatgtatgtatgtatgtatgtatgtatgtatgtatgtttgtatgtatgtttGTTTGTTGGTCTGTGTTTCTAGGTTTGTATGTTTTGTGATGTTTAGGGTTGCTTGTTGGCGTCCATATATGTTTTTTGTTTTTTAGTTTGTAGCATCTCTCGTTTTTGTCTTGAGCTTCGCCCTATTGTCTAAGGTACGTCTTCTttttcccttatatatatatatatatatatatatatatatatatatatatatatatatatatatatatatatatatatatatatatatatatatatatatatatatatatatatatatatatatatatatatatatatatatatatatatatatatatatatatatatatatatacttttttattttttatttttttattattattttttacggttctgttaagcgaggcttagcaagcgtcaatttattggcgacttgactgccgcatagagcctaaattgaactccaggcacGTTGTAAAAAacctatgaaaatttgattctaccattttcatggcgtctctatttattttattttattttttttcttattttcctTTTCattattacaattttttttttttttatggctggatgtccccttgaaagcaatctctttacccgtcAAATAGAGAGAGGGTGGACTTTCTCCGCTCTTGTGAGTGTctaactcggggtggagaaatgatttctctttattctaggatagaggaaggattgtgtaCATCCCATctcccccataccccactcatatgagattgggtattgttgttgttgttgttgttgttgttgttattgttgttgttgttgttgtattgattaataatacttatgatatgattaaaaatttattattaattaataatacttatgttatgattaatattagattaattaattaaatacttatgttatattaattatatcatttaagctTATGTTgactttataattcaatttaatttgattaaacttatgatatgacatgattatacatatatgactttaaataacattataacttatattattaatataatatacactttaaaatacaaggttgactaagtttgcccaaggttgacttttgagttgactttcggttgactttgactttcagttgacttttgttgactttctaattaaggaaactttcctaagttaaaaacttcCAGATATtgcaactttctaaatatagaaactttccaaaaatagaaactttccaaaaatagaaactttctaaaaatagaaactttctaaaaatagaaagtacgtgttatacgttatcctgatcataccgaaacttactgagtgttgttctatgtttacttgcaaaaagtaatatagctatcatactaagacttgacctaagttagttatttatatcgacctgctttgtttataggtcggcgttgtggtcattcttgatcactttatctttTGCTGCTCACATTTCTGTATTAtcacttcgtttacgttaaggtgagttatagtcccgtttttcatactatctaaagtattttgggatgtgattacatgcattttgttttacgtttagacacaagtggcaattaaatttaaattattcattatgagttgaatgaaaatattccctagtctggtaactgtaattactggtttctactggtgaatgcgaatcctatggatagatctatcgggcttgacagccccatttcaagctagtcgcgctagcaatttataatcggaatgtattagtacttcgttacttttgaagatacacctgttcagtgtatattgtgtttggtaagggtatggaaatggttaagtggttaccaggtgactcttGGATTAATGGAGTAatagtttaatgttttctaacattttaaatctcgtggtctaaagtttattcgttattttaaaacctataattcactcaacatttttgttgacagtttactcgcatgttttcacaggtacttgattattTGGCTTCCGCTGTGGTAGAGAGTCTGTATGCATTTTGGCagatttttgttaaacattaaaacTTTGAATTCTCTTTTGATTTGTTAAACTGTGGGTGTATGTTGACAATGTTTTGGTCATCTTTGGATATTTTAATGAGTTAGGTTTGTTTAAACTACTCATTTTGGTAAATTTCCATTATAGGAAATTATTTTGAATAAAGAATacaatgttgtttaataaattcatttagagtttcgatcaagctgtgggaccaagtgacggagccgttagggtacttgacgggtcatcacagttggtatcagagctctggttgtagggaactaggcggtcataatgtggtcaacccttggtcattagggtgcattagagtctagtctacagcctgaccttcCTTGTTATAGAATTATTATGCATTTCTATTCATATGAGGAATATTTATAGGTTATTGCTTATGTTATTTCTCTATTGTATGTGGTATGTGGTTTCtctgtttgcagatgtcggcttCAAGCAACAGTTCTGTTCCTGCTCATGTTTCCCCGTCTGCCGCTCGTCGTCGTAGACGGCAACCTCACTTGAACGATCCAgttaactactacatggctacCATTACTCATATAA
This genomic window from Rutidosis leptorrhynchoides isolate AG116_Rl617_1_P2 chromosome 2, CSIRO_AGI_Rlap_v1, whole genome shotgun sequence contains:
- the LOC139888809 gene encoding uncharacterized protein, translating into MVSNDRVDTELETVSNDDADQMWNCLASTIRVVAKDVLGVAVGSFRGHRAVRESWWFSDEVQSKVALKQRRFRELITCGEGTPTDRIRAEERYKEVKREAKKAVAQAKEKAYEDLYKKLDSKEGANDIYRIAKARERRRRDLDTIKFIKNDAGQTLVKEDEIRKRWEEYFSSLFMGGRPE